A window from Streptomyces sp. NBC_00299 encodes these proteins:
- a CDS encoding DUF1996 domain-containing protein, with protein MRRNARKRTKSTSGKVVAALAALTLGGGGLVVVNVYASAHETSGDNTVKRSSEGGAGQAVAPQASTIDCPDVGSRLEQTPAGARAQVDKELALLDSQISEAYQKLRSSGRAVAQDSGFANNAVLGPLKDKRTATIERIATAIDRVGDRPQGLEPLAACTLRGSDSGQEQGQGEPGAGGQQGNGPVAADFVDITKVRPNATAPRKSRNASRGTFTTQCGVNENKLYNSDNVIVAPGVDNGAHHTHDYVGNQANDAFADNQDFANGKTTCRNQGDKSSYYWPVLRLQDGTEEFDAGQQGGGAEGNTGRILTASQVTLDYVGNARGKVVAMPKFLRIITGDAKTFTNGTANANAAWSCTGFENRQLTDKYPICPEGSRLVRTSKFQSCWDGRNVDSANHRTHVAYADPRTGACPSGFRAVPQLVQRLVYDVNAPSLNDNGGSSPFYAVDGFPEQMHKPVTDHGDFVNVFDERLMNKMVRCINTARQCR; from the coding sequence ATGCGGCGCAACGCGCGAAAACGAACGAAGAGCACGAGCGGCAAGGTCGTTGCCGCCCTGGCGGCCCTCACGCTCGGAGGGGGTGGGCTGGTGGTCGTGAACGTGTATGCCTCCGCCCATGAGACGTCCGGCGACAACACCGTCAAACGGTCTTCCGAGGGCGGCGCGGGCCAGGCCGTGGCCCCACAGGCCTCGACCATCGACTGCCCCGACGTCGGCAGCCGGCTGGAGCAGACCCCGGCCGGGGCCAGGGCTCAGGTCGACAAGGAACTCGCCCTGCTGGACAGCCAGATCTCCGAGGCGTACCAGAAGCTGCGGAGTTCGGGCCGGGCGGTGGCGCAGGACAGCGGCTTCGCGAACAACGCCGTCCTCGGCCCTCTCAAGGACAAGCGGACCGCGACGATCGAGCGGATCGCCACCGCCATCGACAGGGTGGGGGACAGGCCGCAGGGCCTTGAGCCACTGGCCGCCTGCACGTTGCGCGGGTCCGACAGCGGCCAGGAGCAGGGACAGGGCGAGCCCGGTGCCGGCGGACAGCAAGGGAACGGCCCCGTCGCCGCCGACTTCGTCGACATCACCAAGGTCCGGCCCAACGCGACAGCGCCCCGCAAGTCGCGCAACGCGTCCCGGGGAACCTTCACCACCCAGTGCGGTGTGAACGAGAACAAGCTCTACAACTCCGACAACGTCATCGTCGCGCCCGGTGTGGACAACGGTGCTCATCACACCCACGACTACGTCGGCAACCAGGCCAACGACGCGTTCGCCGACAACCAGGACTTCGCGAACGGCAAGACGACCTGCCGGAACCAGGGCGACAAGTCGTCGTACTACTGGCCGGTGCTCCGGCTGCAGGACGGCACCGAGGAGTTCGACGCCGGGCAACAGGGCGGCGGCGCCGAGGGCAACACGGGCAGGATCCTCACCGCGTCGCAGGTGACGCTGGACTACGTGGGGAACGCGCGGGGCAAGGTCGTGGCCATGCCCAAGTTCCTGCGGATCATCACCGGTGACGCCAAGACGTTCACCAACGGCACCGCGAACGCCAACGCGGCGTGGAGCTGCACCGGCTTCGAGAACCGCCAGCTGACGGACAAGTACCCGATCTGTCCCGAGGGCAGCCGCCTGGTCCGGACGTCGAAGTTCCAGAGCTGCTGGGACGGCCGGAACGTGGACAGCGCCAACCACCGCACCCACGTCGCCTACGCCGATCCGCGCACCGGCGCCTGCCCGAGCGGCTTCCGGGCCGTTCCGCAGCTCGTGCAGCGCCTGGTCTACGACGTGAACGCGCCCAGCCTGAACGACAACGGCGGCTCCAGCCCGTTCTACGCGGTGGACGGTTTCCCCGAGCAGATGCACAAGCCGGTCACGGACCACGGCGACTTCGTCAACGTCTTCGACGAGCGGCTGATGAACAAGATGGTCCGGTGCATCAACACCGCCCGCCAGTGCCGGTGA
- a CDS encoding AAA family ATPase, which translates to MNPPPLNRTCPHRGQVVVLTGPPGAGKSTVAQLLADHLTPSVHLHSDDFWRWIKQGRIEPYLPEAHRQNQVVLQVLASAAFGYADGGYQVICDGIVGPWFIDLFRVTARERALPLSYVILRPDQHTTLERATSRLGDALTDPEPIRSLHDQFSDLGAYEAHVLDSTNLTAEATANSVLQGLARGAYLSS; encoded by the coding sequence ATGAACCCGCCGCCCCTCAACCGGACGTGCCCTCACCGCGGACAGGTCGTCGTCCTGACCGGGCCGCCCGGAGCCGGCAAGAGCACGGTGGCGCAACTCCTGGCCGATCACCTGACTCCCAGCGTCCACCTGCACAGCGACGACTTCTGGCGCTGGATCAAGCAGGGCCGGATCGAGCCCTACCTGCCCGAAGCGCATCGACAGAACCAGGTGGTCCTGCAGGTGCTGGCGTCGGCGGCGTTCGGTTACGCCGACGGCGGTTACCAGGTGATCTGCGACGGGATCGTGGGGCCCTGGTTCATCGATCTCTTCCGCGTGACGGCCCGGGAACGGGCCCTGCCGCTGAGCTACGTCATCCTTCGGCCGGACCAACACACCACACTCGAACGGGCAACGAGCCGACTCGGCGACGCCTTGACCGACCCCGAACCGATTCGCTCACTGCACGACCAGTTCAGCGACCTGGGCGCCTATGAGGCCCACGTCCTGGACTCCACCAACCTGACCGCGGAGGCGACCGCCAACAGCGTCCTGCAAGGCCTTGCGAGGGGCGCCTACCTCAGCTCCTGA
- a CDS encoding pyridoxamine 5'-phosphate oxidase family protein, with amino-acid sequence MDAFLQQPLTARIATSGPTVRPVWFLWEEGAFWILTGPWARLFDRVKGDPNVALVVDECDLATGRVRQVIARGRAELVPFDVPRGRRKLARYLGADEALWDARFLHYLHDDPGGRGTMWLRLVPASFTATDLSYSVAS; translated from the coding sequence GTGGACGCCTTCCTGCAGCAGCCGCTCACGGCTCGGATCGCGACGAGCGGGCCCACGGTGCGTCCTGTCTGGTTCCTCTGGGAAGAGGGAGCCTTCTGGATCTTGACGGGCCCATGGGCCCGGTTGTTCGACCGCGTGAAGGGTGACCCGAACGTCGCTCTCGTCGTGGACGAGTGCGATCTCGCGACGGGGCGTGTCCGGCAGGTGATCGCTCGGGGCCGGGCTGAGCTCGTGCCCTTCGATGTGCCGAGGGGACGGCGCAAGCTTGCCCGCTACCTGGGAGCGGACGAGGCTCTGTGGGACGCGCGTTTCCTGCACTACCTGCACGATGATCCGGGCGGACGAGGCACGATGTGGTTGCGTCTGGTGCCTGCCTCGTTCACCGCGACGGATCTCAGTTACTCCGTGGCGTCGTGA
- a CDS encoding SpoIIE family protein phosphatase, whose amino-acid sequence MVRSDDEPMLTGRAAGGTGPADFRERFLQGESVAAGVRPSILSSWQRSRALGLSPNQSELPFREDFEPDGRIVRAAVPVLDRLQSRFDGSEMNISVADANGTVLLRRFGRMSLARSLPAIQIVPGFVFAERFAGTNGIGLALAERQLIRVYGAEHFAERSQGSACRALPVRDPLNGRIEGVLCLGYPRSAEDPSLDHVIRKAAEAIERRLLRQNSTRERDLLQAYLDAGAQAASGLHHSVAVDELALELRPGDRAILLEKAAELISRAQRAAIDVALPDGRSITLVSRPMTSASGVEGFAIEAVLPGPAPLGADGIPHQFDEPLGLSTLPAAAAPPLSGAVAVVAALGDPSAVPPTGHPPDATPGWSAPGTAGITTAGLDGTGGDRHPSPPPTRGLVLVGEPQVGTYALAARRRLELLSEAGTRIGSTLDVRRTAQELAETAVPRLADFVTIDLPEAVLRGEEAATPLDVLHRAVVHGIRDDCPFRSVGQTVEYSPTTPQLRSLTDGQAVLEPDLNAAAGWLAQDPEHTARLLRHVHSLIAVPLVARGVVLGIVSFYRAQDSVPFEDDDRSLAQELAVRAALSLDNARCYTRERTMALALQRSLLPHGLPDHSAVDVAHRYLPAESDVGGDWYDVIPLSGTRIGLFVGDVVGHGMLSAATMGRLRTAARSFAELDFPPDEVLIHLDNLVSRLDREDPASDGAGIIGATCLYAVYDPTSQRCTMARAGHPPPALVHPDGTVSFPELPAGPPLGLGGLPFEAADLDMPEDSRVILYTDGLIEDRKRDVDAVLDQLRDTLAHSTRTPEEICQVILDTVAPAHPYDDIALLVARTHALEPHRIAVWDVPSDPAVVSEVRASTTRQLADWGLDEAAFAAELLLSELVTNAIRHAAGPIRVRLLHDRTLICEVSDASDTAPHLRRAATTDEGGRGLFLVAQLAQSWGTRYTPDGKVIWAECELHGA is encoded by the coding sequence GTGGTTCGGTCCGACGACGAACCGATGCTGACGGGACGTGCGGCAGGCGGCACAGGACCCGCCGACTTTCGCGAGCGGTTTCTGCAGGGTGAGTCGGTCGCGGCGGGTGTGCGGCCCTCGATCTTGAGTTCCTGGCAGCGTTCCCGGGCCCTCGGCCTGTCGCCGAACCAGTCCGAGCTTCCGTTCCGGGAGGACTTCGAGCCCGACGGCCGGATCGTCCGTGCCGCCGTGCCGGTGTTGGACCGCTTGCAGTCCAGGTTCGACGGCAGCGAGATGAACATCTCCGTCGCCGACGCGAACGGGACGGTTCTGCTGCGCCGTTTCGGCAGGATGTCGCTGGCCAGGAGCCTGCCTGCGATCCAGATCGTCCCGGGGTTCGTGTTCGCCGAGCGGTTCGCCGGTACCAACGGAATCGGTCTCGCCCTGGCGGAGCGGCAGCTCATCCGGGTCTACGGTGCCGAGCACTTCGCCGAGCGCTCCCAGGGCAGCGCCTGCCGCGCGCTTCCCGTGCGCGATCCGCTGAACGGGCGCATCGAGGGCGTGCTGTGCCTGGGCTATCCGCGCAGCGCCGAGGACCCGTCGCTGGACCACGTGATACGCAAGGCTGCCGAGGCCATCGAGCGGCGACTGCTGCGGCAGAACTCCACGCGGGAGCGCGATCTGCTGCAGGCGTACCTGGACGCCGGGGCGCAGGCCGCCTCCGGACTTCACCACAGCGTCGCTGTGGACGAGCTGGCCTTGGAGCTGCGCCCCGGCGACCGGGCGATCCTCCTGGAGAAGGCCGCCGAGCTGATCTCCCGCGCCCAGCGGGCCGCCATCGACGTGGCCCTGCCCGACGGACGGTCGATCACGCTGGTGAGCCGTCCGATGACGAGCGCGTCCGGAGTGGAGGGCTTCGCCATCGAGGCCGTTCTGCCCGGTCCCGCGCCACTCGGGGCCGACGGAATCCCGCACCAGTTCGACGAGCCGCTGGGCTTGTCCACCCTGCCTGCCGCCGCTGCGCCCCCACTGTCCGGGGCCGTCGCCGTCGTTGCCGCGCTCGGGGATCCCTCCGCCGTACCACCGACCGGGCACCCTCCCGACGCGACCCCCGGCTGGAGCGCCCCGGGGACCGCGGGCATCACAACCGCCGGCCTCGACGGCACGGGGGGCGATCGCCACCCCTCCCCGCCCCCGACCAGAGGGCTCGTTCTGGTGGGGGAACCGCAGGTGGGGACGTACGCCCTGGCCGCCCGGCGCCGCCTGGAGCTGCTGTCGGAGGCGGGCACGCGCATCGGCAGCACCCTGGACGTGCGCCGTACCGCCCAGGAGCTCGCCGAGACGGCGGTCCCGCGACTGGCCGACTTCGTCACCATCGACCTGCCCGAGGCCGTCCTGCGCGGCGAGGAGGCCGCCACTCCCCTGGACGTCCTGCACCGCGCGGTGGTCCACGGCATCCGCGACGACTGTCCCTTCAGGTCGGTCGGCCAGACGGTCGAGTACAGCCCGACCACGCCCCAGCTGCGATCACTGACCGACGGACAGGCCGTGCTGGAGCCCGACCTGAACGCCGCCGCGGGCTGGCTCGCACAGGACCCCGAGCACACCGCACGACTGCTGCGCCACGTGCACTCCCTCATCGCCGTTCCCCTGGTCGCGCGGGGCGTCGTCCTGGGCATCGTGAGCTTCTACCGCGCGCAGGACTCCGTCCCCTTCGAGGACGACGACCGCTCGCTTGCCCAGGAACTCGCCGTCCGCGCGGCGCTGTCCCTCGACAACGCCCGGTGCTACACCCGCGAACGGACCATGGCCCTCGCTCTCCAGCGCAGCCTGCTCCCGCACGGCCTGCCCGACCACAGCGCCGTCGACGTCGCCCATCGCTACCTGCCCGCCGAGTCCGACGTCGGCGGGGACTGGTACGACGTCATCCCGCTCTCCGGTACGCGCATCGGCCTCTTCGTCGGCGACGTCGTCGGCCACGGCATGCTCTCGGCCGCCACCATGGGCCGACTGCGCACCGCCGCACGCAGCTTCGCCGAGCTCGACTTCCCACCGGACGAGGTCCTCATCCACCTGGACAACCTCGTGAGCCGCCTGGACCGGGAGGACCCGGCCTCCGACGGCGCCGGCATCATCGGCGCGACCTGTCTGTACGCCGTCTACGACCCGACCTCGCAGCGGTGCACCATGGCCCGGGCAGGCCATCCCCCGCCCGCGCTGGTCCACCCCGACGGAACGGTGTCGTTCCCTGAGCTGCCCGCAGGTCCTCCGCTGGGCCTCGGAGGTCTGCCCTTCGAGGCCGCCGACCTGGACATGCCCGAGGACAGCCGCGTGATCCTCTACACCGACGGACTCATCGAGGACCGCAAACGGGACGTCGACGCGGTGCTCGACCAGCTGCGCGACACCCTGGCCCACTCGACGCGCACACCCGAGGAGATCTGTCAGGTCATCCTGGACACCGTCGCGCCGGCCCACCCCTACGACGACATCGCCCTGCTCGTCGCCCGCACCCACGCCCTCGAACCCCATCGGATCGCCGTCTGGGACGTGCCCTCCGACCCGGCCGTCGTCAGCGAGGTCCGCGCCTCGACGACGCGCCAGCTGGCCGATTGGGGGCTCGACGAGGCCGCGTTCGCCGCGGAGCTGCTGCTCAGCGAGCTCGTCACCAACGCCATCCGCCACGCCGCCGGACCGATCCGGGTCCGGCTGCTCCACGACCGCACCCTGATCTGCGAGGTCTCCGACGCCAGCGACACCGCTCCGCACCTGCGCCGGGCCGCGACCACCGACGAGGGCGGCCGAGGGCTCTTCCTGGTCGCGCAGCTGGCACAGAGCTGGGGAACGCGCTACACGCCGGATGGCAAGGTCATCTGGGCCGAGTGCGAGCTGCACGGCGCGTGA
- a CDS encoding sugar ABC transporter ATP-binding protein — MEPLVRVRGLAKRFGGTLALAGVDLDVHAGSVLALLGPNGAGKSTLIKVLAGVHHADAGQVTVDGLPLGSHDASRAMSFIHQDLGLVEWMTVAENIALSTGYPRRAGLISWPRTRERCAEALRTVAGHLDPDVPVGLLAPAERSLVAIARALAARARLIVLDEPTARLPAADCARLFRVLHTLRDRGHGILYVTHRLDEVYEVADTFAVLRDGRLVSQGPLAGHSPARLVYDITGEAPADHHPAPAPGSAPAVLTLDGVRTTGAGPVGLELRAGEVLGLVGLTGAGHMDLGRAVAGARPLLAGRALLGGRPYRPRSVVDAVRLGVALVPGDRQVEGCLPELTVRENLLANPRAGGLPAPHWIGPRRERHEAAGLIERFSVRPRDSEAAVATLSGGNQQKVMIGRWLRVGLRLLVLEEPTASVDVGAKAAIHRLLDEALTAGLAVLLVSTDFEEVAGVCRRALVFVRGSVTAELSGPSLTVTGLTRAASAMPPADTATNR, encoded by the coding sequence GTGGAACCTCTGGTCCGTGTCCGTGGGCTCGCCAAGCGTTTCGGCGGGACCCTCGCGCTGGCCGGAGTCGACCTCGACGTCCACGCCGGCAGCGTCCTCGCCCTCCTCGGCCCCAACGGAGCCGGTAAGTCCACCCTGATCAAGGTGCTGGCCGGCGTCCACCACGCCGACGCCGGGCAGGTCACGGTGGACGGACTGCCGCTCGGGAGCCACGACGCCTCCCGCGCCATGTCCTTCATCCACCAGGACCTGGGTCTGGTGGAGTGGATGACCGTCGCCGAGAACATCGCCCTGAGCACCGGGTATCCCCGCCGCGCCGGGCTGATCTCCTGGCCTCGGACCCGAGAGCGCTGCGCCGAGGCCCTGCGGACCGTCGCGGGGCACCTCGACCCGGACGTACCGGTCGGACTGCTGGCCCCGGCGGAGCGTTCACTGGTCGCCATCGCACGGGCCCTCGCGGCACGGGCGAGGCTCATCGTCCTCGACGAGCCGACCGCACGCCTGCCCGCCGCGGACTGCGCCCGGCTGTTCCGCGTCCTGCACACCCTGCGCGACCGTGGGCACGGCATCCTCTACGTCACCCACCGCCTGGACGAGGTGTACGAGGTCGCCGACACCTTCGCCGTCCTGCGCGACGGCCGGCTGGTCAGCCAAGGTCCGCTGGCGGGCCACAGCCCCGCCCGCCTCGTGTACGACATCACCGGCGAGGCACCGGCCGACCACCACCCCGCCCCGGCGCCGGGCAGCGCTCCGGCGGTCCTGACCCTTGACGGCGTACGGACCACCGGTGCGGGACCGGTCGGCCTGGAACTCAGGGCCGGCGAAGTCCTGGGCCTGGTCGGTCTCACGGGCGCCGGACACATGGACCTGGGCCGAGCCGTCGCGGGTGCCCGGCCTCTGCTCGCCGGACGGGCCCTGCTCGGCGGCCGGCCGTACCGTCCACGCTCGGTCGTGGACGCCGTCCGACTCGGCGTCGCCCTCGTGCCCGGCGACAGACAGGTCGAAGGGTGCCTCCCCGAGTTGACCGTACGGGAGAACCTCCTGGCCAACCCTCGCGCGGGCGGCCTGCCGGCGCCGCACTGGATCGGCCCGCGCCGGGAACGCCACGAGGCCGCGGGCCTGATCGAACGGTTCTCGGTGCGTCCCCGCGACAGCGAGGCCGCCGTCGCCACCCTGTCCGGCGGCAATCAGCAGAAGGTCATGATCGGACGGTGGCTGCGGGTCGGGCTGCGCCTGCTCGTCCTGGAGGAGCCCACGGCGAGCGTGGACGTCGGCGCCAAGGCCGCGATCCACCGTCTGCTCGACGAGGCGCTGACAGCAGGCCTCGCGGTCCTCCTGGTCTCCACCGACTTCGAGGAGGTCGCGGGCGTGTGCCGGCGCGCGCTGGTCTTCGTGCGCGGATCCGTGACGGCGGAGCTGAGCGGCCCGTCCCTCACCGTCACCGGGCTCACCCGGGCCGCCTCGGCCATGCCGCCCGCCGACACGGCCACGAACCGGTGA